Proteins encoded by one window of Salvia splendens isolate huo1 chromosome 5, SspV2, whole genome shotgun sequence:
- the LOC121803989 gene encoding uncharacterized protein LOC121803989, producing the protein MTEVHTRGGTVGADFRTITGLGRESKGCYLQLCRVLAGGEPAGWSLLLSVQHSLTFLQDHGVAELGAELPCLVANCRTRCRTAVLGGCSFGWCEPWSAGIKQPLTFLFFSGQEADSSRLLSRLFSPTGHRKLGRNHARRRARS; encoded by the exons aTGACTGAG GTGCACACTAGAGGTGGCACTGTGGGGGCTGATTTCCGGACTATAACCGGTTTGGGTAGGGAAAGCAAGggctgttatctgcagctttgcAGAGTATTAGCTGGAGGGGAGCCTGCTGGCTGGAGTTTGCTTCTTTCGGTCCAACACTCACTCACATTTCTGCAAg atcacggagttgccgagcttggtgccgaactgccgtgcttg gtggcgaactgccgaactcggtgccgaactgccgtgcttggtggctGCTCGTTTGGCTGGTGTGAGCCGTGGAGTGCAGGGATAAAGCAACCTcttacctttctttttttttcg GGACAAGAGGCTGACTCTTCTCGGTTGTTGTCTCGTCTGTTCAGCCCAACGGGCCATCGGAAACTGGGCCGAAACCATGCTAGAAGAAGGGCCCGAAGCTAG